From Streptomyces sp. TLI_053, a single genomic window includes:
- a CDS encoding methyltransferase, which translates to MSNVHEGDPVYERFRFLVNAPALFNAVTTAVELGVFRYLGEHDRASFEQLHAVTGVPAHQLRVLLQGVCSTGLLTRTDGLYANSAVAGDLLATDAPDSWSHILVGWKEVYYPAFSHLTRALRAGTNTALADHPGDEPTLYQRLSRNPGLEAVFHRAMSAFTLRSLDALVERDEFAAVKHLLDIGGGDGTTSAEFARRRPGLRATVFDMPSVSRLAGDGAAAELADRVELHPGDIFEDAFPSGADAVLFSHVLEIFAEEQILALLTKAYDALPAGGQVFVYGFNVSDDETEGIFSARLGLYFNVLASGRGMAYPAKDYEEWLRRVGFTEVRTVTGLPYEHGLTLGTKA; encoded by the coding sequence ATGAGCAACGTGCACGAAGGTGATCCGGTCTACGAGCGCTTCCGGTTCCTGGTGAACGCGCCCGCGCTCTTCAACGCCGTGACGACAGCCGTCGAACTCGGCGTCTTCCGCTACCTCGGGGAACACGACCGGGCCTCGTTCGAACAGCTCCACGCCGTCACCGGCGTCCCCGCCCACCAGCTCCGGGTACTCCTCCAGGGCGTCTGCTCGACCGGCCTCCTGACCAGGACCGACGGCCTGTACGCCAACTCCGCGGTGGCCGGTGACCTGCTGGCGACGGACGCGCCGGACAGTTGGTCCCACATCCTGGTGGGCTGGAAGGAGGTCTACTACCCGGCCTTCTCGCACCTGACCCGGGCGCTGCGCGCCGGCACCAACACGGCGCTCGCCGACCACCCCGGCGACGAACCCACGCTCTACCAGCGCCTGTCCCGCAACCCCGGACTGGAGGCGGTGTTCCACCGGGCGATGAGCGCCTTCACCCTGCGCAGCCTCGACGCCCTGGTCGAACGCGACGAGTTCGCCGCGGTGAAGCACCTGCTCGACATCGGCGGCGGCGACGGCACCACCTCCGCCGAGTTCGCCCGGCGCCGCCCCGGACTGCGGGCCACCGTCTTCGACATGCCCAGCGTGTCGCGGCTCGCCGGCGACGGCGCGGCCGCCGAACTCGCCGACCGGGTGGAGCTGCACCCCGGCGACATCTTCGAGGACGCGTTCCCGTCCGGTGCCGACGCCGTGCTCTTCAGCCACGTCCTGGAGATCTTCGCCGAGGAGCAGATCCTCGCCCTGCTGACCAAGGCGTACGACGCCCTGCCCGCCGGCGGCCAGGTCTTCGTCTACGGCTTCAACGTGTCCGACGACGAGACCGAGGGCATCTTCTCCGCCCGGCTGGGCCTCTACTTCAACGTGCTCGCCAGCGGCCGCGGCATGGCCTACCCGGCCAAGGACTACGAGGAGTGGCTGCGCCGGGTGGGCTTCACCGAGGTGCGCACCGTCACCGGACTCCCCTACGAGCACGGCCTCACCCTCGGCACGAAGGCTTAG
- a CDS encoding glycine amidinotransferase: MQLNSFDEWSPLKEVIVGSAENYTSHERELSFDLFFHDNIAKDNSSRSEWYYPRLTAAADGGPGAGSGRKSIKQRYVDELNEDLHGIVEALESLSVTVHRPMSVDAATARVETPAWTASVVPPLNVRDNTLILGDEIIETPPMIRSRYFETQFLTGIFNDYFRRGARWTVMPRPLMTDASFDLDYARTSTVGGPTEPIAEPQPSPYDVGFEMMFDGAQCLRLGRDLVVNISTANHAMACDWLERHLEGRFRIHRVHRLSDSHIDSMVLALRPGTLLVRSEQVAEKLPEALRKWDLIVPPPAEGNNFPQYDDDDLILTSPFIDLNVLSVAPDTVLVNEACPELGRTLERHGFTVVPVRHRHRRLFGGGFHCFTLDTVREGGPEDYLD, encoded by the coding sequence ATGCAGCTGAACAGCTTCGACGAATGGTCACCGCTCAAGGAGGTGATCGTCGGTTCGGCGGAGAACTACACCTCGCACGAACGCGAGCTGTCCTTCGACCTGTTCTTCCACGACAACATCGCCAAGGACAACTCCTCGCGCTCGGAGTGGTACTACCCCCGGCTGACGGCCGCCGCCGACGGCGGGCCGGGTGCCGGATCCGGCCGGAAATCGATCAAGCAGCGTTATGTGGACGAGCTGAACGAGGACCTGCACGGCATCGTCGAGGCGCTCGAATCGCTCTCCGTGACGGTCCACCGGCCGATGAGCGTCGACGCCGCGACGGCCAGGGTCGAGACGCCGGCCTGGACGGCCTCGGTGGTGCCGCCCCTCAACGTCCGCGACAACACCCTGATCCTGGGCGACGAGATCATCGAGACACCGCCGATGATCCGGTCCCGGTACTTCGAGACCCAGTTCCTCACCGGGATCTTCAACGACTACTTCCGGCGGGGCGCCCGCTGGACCGTCATGCCCCGCCCGCTGATGACGGACGCCTCCTTCGACCTCGACTACGCGCGCACCAGTACGGTCGGCGGACCCACCGAGCCGATCGCGGAGCCGCAACCCTCCCCGTACGACGTCGGCTTCGAGATGATGTTCGACGGCGCGCAGTGCCTGCGGCTCGGCCGCGACCTCGTCGTCAACATCTCCACCGCCAACCACGCGATGGCCTGCGACTGGCTGGAGCGCCACCTGGAGGGCCGGTTCCGGATCCACCGGGTGCACCGGCTGAGCGACAGTCACATCGACAGCATGGTGCTGGCGTTGCGGCCCGGAACCCTGCTGGTCCGGTCCGAGCAGGTGGCCGAGAAGCTGCCCGAGGCGCTCCGGAAGTGGGACCTGATCGTCCCGCCGCCGGCCGAGGGCAACAACTTCCCGCAGTACGACGACGACGACCTGATCCTGACCAGCCCGTTCATCGACCTGAACGTGCTCTCCGTCGCCCCGGACACCGTCCTGGTCAACGAGGCCTGCCCGGAGCTCGGGCGCACCCTCGAACGGCACGGCTTCACCGTGGTGCCGGTGCGCCACCGCCACCGGCGGCTCTTCGGCGGCGGCTTCCACTGCTTCACGCTGGACACGGTCCGCGAGGGCGGGCCGGAGGACTACCTCGACTGA
- the dpgA gene encoding 3,5-dihydroxyphenylacetyl-CoA synthase DpgA, which produces MSAESRATSPAIVGVGTSVPATSYSQRELLDLFGITDPRVRSIFLNSAIERRALTLPPPLPDGSMPVETQGQLLAKHVTSGVALGRRAVEDCLRAAGATLADVRYLCCVTSTGLLTPGFSALLIKELGIDRHCARLDVVGMGCNAGLNGLTSVASWAAAHPGELALLVCIEACSAAYVMDGTMRSAVVNSLFGDGSAAAAVVAPPTATATATGPAGTPAGPALLRFSSCIVPEASGAMRYDWDDEQGKFSFYLDPDIPYVVGAHAEPSLDRLLEGTGLNRSDISHWVIHSGGKKVVDSVRVNLGLTRRDVRHTTGVLRDHGNLSSGSFLFSYRRLAAEACAEPGDFGVLMTMGPGSTIELALVGW; this is translated from the coding sequence TTGTCCGCGGAATCCCGGGCGACATCGCCCGCGATCGTGGGGGTCGGCACCTCGGTGCCCGCCACCTCCTACTCGCAGCGAGAACTGCTCGACCTCTTCGGCATCACCGACCCGCGGGTGCGGTCGATCTTCCTGAACAGCGCCATCGAGCGCCGCGCGCTCACCCTCCCGCCGCCGCTGCCGGACGGCTCGATGCCCGTCGAGACCCAGGGCCAGCTGCTGGCGAAGCACGTCACGAGCGGCGTGGCCCTGGGCCGGCGGGCGGTCGAGGACTGTCTCCGCGCGGCCGGCGCGACCCTCGCCGACGTGCGCTACCTGTGCTGCGTCACCTCGACCGGTCTCCTCACCCCGGGCTTCTCCGCGCTGCTGATCAAGGAACTCGGCATCGACCGGCACTGCGCCCGGCTGGACGTGGTGGGCATGGGCTGCAACGCGGGCCTCAACGGCCTGACCTCGGTGGCCTCCTGGGCCGCCGCCCACCCCGGCGAGCTGGCCCTGCTGGTCTGCATCGAGGCGTGCTCGGCGGCGTACGTGATGGACGGCACCATGCGCTCGGCGGTGGTCAACAGCCTCTTCGGGGACGGCTCGGCCGCGGCCGCCGTGGTCGCACCGCCCACCGCCACCGCCACCGCCACCGGCCCCGCCGGCACGCCCGCCGGCCCGGCGCTGCTGCGCTTCTCCAGCTGCATCGTCCCCGAGGCCTCCGGCGCGATGCGCTACGACTGGGACGACGAACAGGGGAAGTTCAGCTTCTACCTGGACCCGGACATCCCCTACGTGGTGGGGGCGCACGCGGAACCCTCGCTCGACCGCCTCCTCGAAGGAACGGGACTGAACCGCTCCGACATCTCCCACTGGGTGATCCATTCCGGCGGGAAGAAGGTCGTGGATTCGGTCCGGGTGAATCTCGGCCTCACCCGCAGGGACGTCCGGCACACCACCGGGGTCCTGCGCGACCACGGCAATCTCTCGAGCGGATCCTTTCTGTTCTCCTACCGGCGGCTCGCCGCCGAGGCCTGCGCCGAACCCGGCGACTTCGGCGTCCTGATGACCATGGGTCCCGGATCAACCATCGAACTGGCCCTGGTGGGCTGGTGA